From a single Candidatus Polarisedimenticolia bacterium genomic region:
- the thiD gene encoding bifunctional hydroxymethylpyrimidine kinase/phosphomethylpyrimidine kinase, which produces MKRVLTIAGSDSGGGAGIQADLKTFGALGVYGASAITAVTAQNTLKVARIVEIDPAMVAAQIEMVLEDIGVDAVKTGMLVTTPIIEAVAAVLGRARVPNLVIDPVMVSKTNARLLKEDAVDALKSLLLPLAEIVTPNIPETEVLAEMQVADAESMRAAARRIHDLGPRCVVIKGGHRPGPYVVDLYFDGKSFEELRAERVQTRATHGTGCTFSAAIAAYLAHGLPPLESVARAKEYLTAALQADPGLGKGIGPVNHFHALHKA; this is translated from the coding sequence GTGAAGCGCGTCCTGACGATCGCGGGATCGGACTCCGGAGGCGGGGCCGGCATCCAGGCCGACCTCAAGACGTTCGGCGCCCTGGGGGTCTACGGCGCCTCGGCGATCACGGCGGTGACGGCGCAGAACACCCTCAAGGTCGCGCGCATCGTGGAGATCGATCCCGCCATGGTGGCCGCGCAGATCGAGATGGTCCTCGAGGACATCGGGGTCGACGCGGTGAAGACCGGCATGCTCGTCACGACCCCGATCATCGAGGCGGTCGCCGCCGTCCTGGGACGGGCGAGGGTGCCGAACCTGGTCATCGACCCGGTCATGGTGTCGAAGACCAACGCGCGCCTCCTCAAGGAGGACGCGGTCGACGCCCTCAAGTCGCTCCTCCTGCCGCTCGCCGAAATCGTCACGCCGAACATTCCCGAGACGGAGGTCCTGGCGGAGATGCAGGTCGCGGACGCCGAGTCGATGCGCGCCGCGGCGCGCCGCATCCACGATCTCGGCCCGCGGTGCGTGGTCATCAAGGGGGGCCACAGGCCGGGGCCGTACGTCGTCGACCTCTACTTCGACGGGAAGTCCTTCGAGGAGCTCCGGGCCGAGCGCGTGCAGACGCGCGCCACCCACGGCACCGGCTGCACCTTTTCGGCCGCCATCGCCGCCTACCTGGCGCACGGCCTCCCCCCCCTCGAATCGGTCGCCCGCGCCAAGGAGTACCTGACCGCCGCCCTGCAGGCCGATCCCGGCCTCGGCAAGGGGATCGGCCCGGTCAACCACTTCCACGCCTTGCACAAGGCCTGA
- the thiE gene encoding thiamine phosphate synthase: MIAGWPRYDLYVISDPLLARGRSHLEVARAALEGGADAIQIRDKSSTAYNLSLISGEIQPLARKFGAAFFVNDRVDVALLAGADGAHVGQEDLPAREARRLLPRPRLIGVSAGTPEEARRAEREGADYVGVGPVFATATKPDAGAPLGLEELSRIAAAVHIPVVAIGGITQGNVAQVFASGASGAAVVSAVVAADDMAAAARALKRAMAGSRQVKA, encoded by the coding sequence ATGATCGCCGGGTGGCCCCGTTACGATCTGTACGTCATCTCCGACCCTCTCCTGGCGCGCGGACGATCGCATCTCGAGGTCGCCCGCGCCGCGCTGGAGGGAGGTGCCGACGCCATTCAGATCAGGGACAAGTCCTCCACGGCCTACAACTTAAGTCTCATTTCCGGCGAAATCCAGCCACTGGCGCGAAAATTCGGGGCGGCCTTCTTCGTGAACGACCGGGTGGACGTGGCCCTTCTGGCCGGGGCGGACGGGGCGCACGTCGGCCAGGAGGACCTGCCGGCCCGGGAGGCGAGGCGCCTCCTCCCGCGGCCGCGACTGATCGGCGTCTCGGCCGGCACCCCCGAGGAGGCCCGGCGGGCGGAACGTGAGGGGGCCGACTACGTCGGCGTCGGGCCGGTGTTCGCCACCGCCACCAAGCCGGACGCCGGGGCGCCCCTGGGGCTCGAGGAGCTGTCCCGGATCGCGGCCGCCGTCCATATCCCAGTCGTGGCGATCGGCGGCATCACCCAGGGGAACGTGGCGCAGGTCTTCGCCTCCGGGGCGAGCGGCGCCGCGGTCGTGTCGGCCGTGGTCGCGGCGGACGACATGGCGGCGGCGGCGCGGGCCCTCAAGCGCGCGATGGCGGGATCCAGACAGGTGAAGGCGTGA
- the dinB gene encoding DNA polymerase IV translates to MPLPRVILHVDMDAFYAAIEVRENPALAGKPLIIGHKGRRGVVATCSYEARPFGVRSAMPSVTAMRLCPQAVWLPGRMGLYVEVSRRIRTILDDFTPRVEPLSIDEAFLDLTAIAAGLEEGAQAARRLKDRIRRDERLSASVGVAPTKFLAKLASDLEKPDGLVVFPLADVPGRLGPLPVEKLWGVGPKSAARLHALGIRSVHDLVAAGEARLQAALGPAAARHVLALARGDDPREVVSGRDARSISEERTFAIDRRGGEAIERELLDRADGVARALRREGLAARTVRIKVRTADFTTWTRARTLKAPTCLTEEIYAAARDLFRTRIRLGGRGARLIGIGASHFVSRGAGQADLFPDAGRERSDRVARATDALGDKYGDAIVTRARLVKGPRRDAARREASRIAAAPVVDRRHPPR, encoded by the coding sequence GTGCCCCTTCCCCGCGTCATCCTGCACGTCGACATGGACGCGTTCTATGCGGCGATCGAAGTGCGCGAGAACCCGGCGCTCGCCGGGAAGCCGCTGATCATCGGGCACAAGGGGCGGCGCGGCGTCGTGGCCACCTGCTCGTACGAGGCGCGGCCGTTCGGCGTGCGCTCGGCGATGCCGTCCGTGACCGCCATGCGCCTCTGCCCGCAGGCGGTCTGGCTTCCCGGGCGGATGGGGCTGTACGTCGAGGTGTCGCGGCGTATTCGGACGATCCTCGACGACTTCACGCCGCGGGTCGAGCCTCTGTCGATCGACGAGGCGTTTCTCGATTTGACCGCCATCGCGGCCGGCCTCGAGGAGGGGGCCCAGGCGGCGCGCCGCCTGAAGGATCGCATCCGGAGGGACGAGCGGCTCAGCGCCTCGGTCGGGGTCGCCCCGACGAAGTTCCTCGCCAAGCTCGCGTCCGACCTGGAGAAGCCGGACGGCCTCGTGGTCTTTCCCCTGGCCGACGTCCCCGGGCGCCTCGGGCCGCTGCCCGTGGAGAAGCTCTGGGGCGTGGGGCCGAAGTCGGCCGCGCGGCTGCATGCGCTGGGAATCCGGAGCGTCCACGACCTCGTCGCGGCCGGCGAGGCGAGGCTCCAGGCGGCGCTCGGCCCCGCCGCGGCGCGGCACGTCCTGGCGCTGGCCCGGGGGGACGATCCCCGCGAGGTGGTCTCCGGGCGCGACGCCAGGTCGATCTCCGAGGAGCGGACGTTCGCCATCGACCGGCGCGGCGGCGAGGCCATCGAGAGGGAGCTGCTCGATCGCGCCGACGGCGTGGCGCGCGCGCTGAGGCGCGAGGGGCTGGCGGCGCGCACGGTGCGCATCAAGGTGCGCACGGCGGACTTCACGACCTGGACCCGCGCCCGGACCCTCAAGGCGCCGACCTGTCTCACGGAGGAGATCTACGCCGCGGCGCGCGATCTGTTCCGGACCCGCATCCGCCTCGGGGGACGCGGCGCGCGGCTCATCGGCATCGGCGCCAGCCACTTCGTGTCGCGCGGGGCCGGCCAGGCCGATCTCTTTCCGGACGCGGGTCGCGAGCGCTCGGACCGGGTCGCCCGGGCCACCGACGCTCTCGGCGACAAGTACGGCGACGCGATCGTCACGCGCGCCCGCCTCGTGAAGGGGCCGCGCCGCGACGCGGCGCGGCGGGAGGCGTCGCGGATCGCGGCCGCGCCGGTTGTTGACAGGCGCCACCCTCCGCGGTAA
- a CDS encoding sigma-70 family RNA polymerase sigma factor — MTRVESLIERVVRFRGYYIPASERGDLVQEVLLDVWQAINEKGFSLSKNLDALVRSVAYRSCVDWVRRCRPTEAVDPQAPDETQRPDREVLVREQVLLGRQVLRELRPPCRELFGQFVAGGSTYRDIADRQGRTEGAVRTQMAQCLKEARELLDRIRRRRGAATWRQRSPA; from the coding sequence GTGACCCGCGTCGAATCACTGATCGAGCGCGTCGTGCGGTTCCGCGGGTATTACATCCCCGCGTCGGAGCGCGGCGACCTGGTCCAGGAGGTGCTGCTGGACGTCTGGCAGGCGATCAACGAAAAGGGGTTCTCCCTCAGCAAGAATCTCGACGCGCTCGTGCGGTCCGTCGCCTACCGCTCATGCGTCGATTGGGTCCGCCGGTGCCGGCCCACGGAGGCGGTCGATCCCCAGGCGCCGGACGAGACGCAGAGGCCCGATCGGGAGGTGCTCGTGCGTGAGCAGGTCCTGCTGGGAAGGCAGGTGCTCCGGGAGCTTCGCCCTCCCTGCCGCGAGCTCTTCGGCCAGTTCGTGGCCGGAGGATCGACGTATCGGGACATCGCGGATCGGCAGGGCAGGACCGAAGGGGCGGTGCGGACCCAGATGGCGCAGTGCCTGAAGGAGGCGAGGGAGCTGCTCGACCGCATCCGCCGCAGGCGCGGGGCGGCAACCTGGAGGCAGAGGAGTCCGGCGTGA
- a CDS encoding M36 family metallopeptidase — protein sequence MRNALRVIPLIVLLLLVPLAAAPPGRSGKDPARAPVEEIERAPGDGRIRALRGPLSPPSPEAPRAIAERFLSAQAARFGMKPGLPDLRLARSVESPAGRHLRFEQLYRGLPVFDAGAEVHVAADGRVFLARNDYVPGIDLAISPSRAPAAIAAIAAEDFLKTWSAAVDKKGGRRPFRGGSLKRAKEIAPELGVFADMSAADGGGAAVRPRLAYRLVIFAETPWGVVEYIVDAHTGTILRRRSLEQDSHLTGRGQVFDPNPVNTLNDMGLSDLDNADDPLFAPAYRAVPLPGVSRWLFDLFGALILSGPYVKINDLIEAPFDSQPFSMNGDFLYTRDRQEFEDVMAYFHIDRTQRYIQSIGFTTVNNRMIRVDPHGLNGADNSHYVGFPFGMGWIAFGEGGVDDAEDADVILHEYGHAIQDNTTMGKYFGFGESGAQGEGFGDYWAFSNGPTGPGAFDPACLAEWDFAGTCLRRLDSTRHYPEDLAFEVHDDGEIWSSTLHDLFLAMGKETTDRIVLQSHFLVPFFPRFCDGARALRDADNALYGGAHGAVIGTTVAAHGIASDLAAANLAVTNAGPSTADLHLEIVNRGPCAAGGTTHSIRLVCAASGDLGEVASVATAGLARAGSAAFDLMLPARQEPCIYRVLVDSGGAEPEADETNNAADSPAFGPPPLVADFHVDPVTSDPAVCFEKASARVTLLR from the coding sequence ATGCGAAACGCGCTCCGGGTCATCCCCCTAATCGTCCTGCTCCTGCTGGTCCCCCTGGCCGCCGCGCCGCCCGGGCGCTCCGGGAAGGATCCCGCGCGTGCTCCCGTGGAAGAGATCGAGCGCGCCCCCGGCGACGGCAGGATCCGGGCGCTGCGGGGCCCCTTGTCGCCGCCCAGCCCCGAGGCGCCGCGTGCCATCGCCGAGCGCTTCCTGTCCGCGCAGGCGGCCCGCTTCGGGATGAAGCCGGGGCTTCCGGACCTGCGCCTGGCCCGGTCCGTCGAGAGCCCTGCCGGGCGTCACCTCCGCTTCGAGCAGCTTTACAGGGGCCTGCCGGTGTTCGACGCCGGCGCCGAGGTGCACGTCGCGGCCGACGGGCGGGTCTTCCTGGCGCGCAACGACTACGTCCCCGGAATCGACCTCGCGATCTCGCCGTCGCGCGCGCCGGCCGCGATCGCCGCGATCGCGGCCGAGGATTTCCTGAAGACCTGGAGCGCCGCCGTCGACAAGAAAGGGGGCAGGCGGCCCTTCCGCGGCGGGTCGCTGAAGCGGGCGAAGGAGATCGCCCCGGAGCTGGGCGTCTTCGCCGACATGTCGGCCGCAGACGGCGGCGGTGCCGCGGTGCGGCCGCGCCTGGCCTACCGCCTGGTGATCTTCGCGGAGACGCCGTGGGGGGTCGTCGAGTACATCGTGGACGCCCACACCGGCACGATCCTGAGGCGGCGCAGCCTCGAGCAGGATTCCCATCTCACCGGACGCGGGCAGGTGTTCGACCCGAACCCGGTCAACACCCTGAACGACATGGGCCTCAGCGACCTGGACAACGCCGACGACCCCCTGTTCGCCCCGGCCTACCGGGCCGTGCCGCTTCCGGGAGTGAGCCGCTGGCTCTTCGATCTCTTCGGCGCGCTGATCCTGTCGGGGCCGTACGTCAAGATCAACGACCTCATCGAGGCGCCGTTCGACAGCCAGCCGTTCTCGATGAACGGCGACTTCCTCTACACCCGCGACCGGCAGGAGTTCGAGGACGTGATGGCCTACTTCCACATCGACCGCACGCAGCGCTACATCCAGTCGATCGGCTTCACCACGGTCAACAACCGGATGATCCGCGTCGACCCGCACGGCCTGAACGGCGCCGACAACTCGCACTACGTGGGCTTCCCGTTCGGCATGGGGTGGATCGCCTTCGGCGAGGGGGGCGTGGACGACGCCGAGGACGCCGACGTCATCCTGCACGAGTACGGGCATGCCATCCAGGACAACACGACCATGGGGAAGTATTTCGGGTTCGGTGAATCGGGGGCGCAGGGGGAGGGCTTCGGGGACTACTGGGCGTTCAGCAACGGACCGACCGGCCCGGGCGCCTTCGACCCCGCCTGCCTGGCGGAGTGGGACTTTGCGGGGACCTGCCTGCGCCGCCTCGACTCGACCAGGCACTACCCCGAGGACCTGGCGTTCGAAGTGCACGACGACGGGGAGATCTGGTCCTCCACGCTGCACGACCTGTTCCTGGCCATGGGGAAGGAGACGACCGACCGGATCGTCCTGCAGAGCCATTTCCTCGTGCCGTTCTTCCCGCGGTTCTGCGACGGCGCGCGCGCCCTGCGGGACGCGGACAACGCCCTGTACGGCGGGGCCCACGGGGCGGTCATCGGGACGACCGTCGCCGCGCACGGCATCGCCTCTGACCTGGCCGCGGCCAACCTGGCGGTCACGAACGCCGGCCCCTCCACGGCGGACCTGCACCTCGAGATCGTGAACCGGGGGCCGTGCGCCGCCGGGGGGACGACCCACTCGATCCGCCTGGTGTGCGCGGCCAGCGGCGATCTCGGAGAGGTCGCGTCGGTCGCGACAGCCGGCCTGGCGCGCGCAGGCTCGGCGGCGTTCGACCTCATGCTGCCGGCGCGGCAGGAGCCCTGCATCTACCGCGTTCTCGTGGACTCGGGGGGCGCCGAACCTGAGGCGGACGAGACCAACAATGCGGCTGACTCTCCTGCCTTCGGCCCGCCTCCCCTCGTGGCGGACTTCCACGTCGACCCCGTGACGTCCGACCCCGCGGTCTGTTTCGAGAAGGCGTCCGCCAGGGTGACGCTTCTTCGTTGA
- a CDS encoding response regulator, which yields MAEPDPVSSQDSRGADGTASGEGVPRPPAPPARDPANAFLAHLQSLRELQITLSQEGRAEAILSEGTTGTVEIVGADCAIAIVEPSSGIPPLRFGWIEGRLMAQHELSVLTRRLEEPIQRVRSGAVSRIVLGEGGNGNGHDAHAAVPGGGAKEAGPFGALLVLGVDSAMGSRGALVLGRHDPVPFSREQVFLADILASFIALQIERALRATDARRASERLQEESAATHRRLQEISLELAALNSIAAAASPSLDLGRQIEVSLRKAIEVTGFKAGAIALVEESGGAEILKAAQSVGDTAYLDLTRSLQRARGEGIAGRVWATGEAVAFADLSAGAALEGCADELAGLRRAGYRALACVPLRARGRIIGTMDLLSNDARPELESRPGLAESIAGQIAIVIQNSRLLSDMMRHSLDLEARSEKNLADRARSEEILAGLLAAAQAASRTTDLRALAEALLGRAIDLASASAGTVHLVDPGTRELRLKAERGMPRRVLEELDGRVGRTIIGRAFETGRPHLDPGGTAEHLDAATGLRFQAAFPLRALSGVHGILAIARADDRLPGEAEMLALTALSELFGLSVENARAFEKAPPSVSPQAELLPQLVQAQKMESIGTLAGGIAHEFNNILASILGYASHIESLTSSDNPIRREAATIARQAKRAAELTQQLVAFARGGQYSLEPVDLNRSIAETVSFLSKSIDPRIVVEIRKDPDLPLIEADAGQMQQVLMNLAVNAAEAMPDGGRITFETRVAHLDQSFVRSQPGLAPGDYVEAVVGDTGTGMQPDIADRVFEPFFTTKTNGKGTGLGLSVVYGIVRNHQGHISLASTPGLGTTVRVYFPVLDRGARRPAMPPQEPASSGGPWPAPGPPPAPRQPARTPLGAGPFERVSVYEPDRRRGKPPEPAGPPSAATPAPSVVTTAPSPGPAEPRVRAPAAGKGPARARILVVDDEEAIREMTRDILESGGCEVVLATDGVDALDVYRREWGRLDLVLLDMVMPRMGGLETFRRLIGMDRGARILLCSGYADNDKAQRALKEGALGLLPKPFTMTELLSRIDRILAKR from the coding sequence ATGGCAGAACCGGATCCGGTCTCTTCCCAGGACAGCCGCGGCGCGGACGGCACCGCCTCGGGGGAGGGTGTGCCCCGCCCTCCCGCGCCGCCGGCGCGCGACCCCGCCAACGCGTTCCTCGCCCACCTGCAATCGCTCCGCGAGCTGCAGATCACGCTGTCGCAGGAGGGGCGTGCCGAAGCGATCCTGAGCGAGGGGACCACCGGCACGGTCGAGATCGTCGGGGCCGACTGCGCCATCGCCATCGTCGAGCCGTCCAGCGGCATTCCTCCCCTGCGCTTCGGCTGGATCGAGGGGAGGCTGATGGCGCAGCACGAGCTCTCCGTCCTGACCCGGCGCCTCGAGGAGCCGATCCAGAGGGTCCGCTCGGGCGCGGTGTCGCGCATCGTCCTCGGGGAGGGGGGGAACGGCAACGGCCACGACGCCCACGCCGCGGTCCCGGGCGGCGGCGCGAAGGAGGCCGGCCCCTTCGGGGCGCTGCTCGTGCTCGGCGTCGATTCCGCCATGGGATCGCGGGGCGCGCTCGTCCTGGGACGGCACGACCCGGTCCCGTTCAGCCGCGAGCAGGTCTTCCTGGCCGACATCCTGGCGTCGTTCATCGCGCTGCAGATCGAGCGGGCGCTGCGGGCCACCGACGCGCGGCGCGCCAGCGAGCGCCTTCAAGAAGAATCCGCCGCGACGCACCGGCGGCTCCAGGAGATTTCCCTGGAGCTGGCGGCGCTGAACTCGATCGCGGCGGCCGCGTCCCCCTCTCTCGACCTCGGGCGGCAGATCGAGGTCTCCCTGCGCAAGGCGATCGAGGTGACCGGCTTCAAGGCGGGGGCCATCGCCCTGGTCGAGGAGAGCGGCGGCGCCGAGATCCTGAAAGCGGCGCAGAGCGTCGGCGACACGGCCTACCTCGACCTGACCCGCTCGCTGCAGCGCGCCCGCGGCGAGGGGATCGCCGGCAGGGTCTGGGCGACCGGCGAGGCGGTCGCGTTCGCCGACCTGTCCGCCGGCGCCGCCCTGGAAGGGTGCGCCGACGAGCTGGCCGGGCTCAGGCGCGCCGGGTACCGGGCGCTGGCCTGCGTGCCGCTGCGCGCCCGCGGGCGCATCATCGGCACCATGGATCTCCTGTCGAACGACGCGCGTCCCGAGCTCGAGAGCCGCCCGGGGCTGGCCGAATCGATCGCCGGCCAGATCGCCATCGTGATCCAGAACAGCCGGCTGCTCTCGGACATGATGCGTCACAGCCTCGATCTCGAGGCGCGCAGCGAGAAGAACCTCGCCGATCGGGCGCGCTCCGAGGAGATCCTCGCGGGCCTGCTCGCCGCCGCGCAGGCGGCCAGCCGGACCACCGACCTGCGCGCTCTCGCCGAGGCCCTGCTGGGCCGCGCGATCGATCTCGCGTCGGCCTCCGCGGGCACCGTCCACCTCGTCGATCCCGGCACGCGCGAGCTCCGGCTCAAGGCCGAGCGGGGGATGCCGCGCCGGGTCCTGGAGGAGCTCGACGGGCGGGTCGGACGGACGATCATCGGCCGCGCCTTCGAGACCGGCCGGCCGCACCTCGACCCCGGCGGGACGGCCGAGCACCTGGACGCCGCCACGGGGCTGCGTTTCCAGGCGGCCTTTCCGCTGCGCGCCCTCAGCGGCGTGCACGGCATCCTGGCGATCGCGCGGGCCGACGATCGCCTGCCCGGCGAGGCCGAGATGCTGGCGCTCACCGCCCTGAGCGAGCTCTTCGGACTGTCGGTCGAGAACGCCCGGGCCTTCGAGAAGGCGCCCCCGTCGGTCTCGCCCCAGGCCGAGCTCCTGCCGCAGCTCGTGCAGGCGCAGAAGATGGAATCGATCGGCACCCTGGCGGGCGGCATCGCGCACGAGTTCAACAACATCCTCGCGTCGATCCTCGGCTACGCCAGCCACATCGAGAGCCTCACCTCGAGCGACAACCCGATTCGCCGGGAGGCCGCGACGATCGCGCGGCAGGCGAAGCGGGCGGCCGAGCTGACCCAGCAGCTGGTGGCGTTCGCGCGCGGCGGGCAGTACTCGCTCGAGCCGGTCGACCTGAACCGATCGATCGCGGAGACCGTGTCCTTCCTGTCCAAGAGCATCGACCCGCGGATCGTCGTCGAGATCCGCAAGGACCCCGACCTGCCGCTCATCGAGGCCGACGCCGGGCAGATGCAGCAGGTCCTGATGAACCTGGCGGTGAACGCGGCCGAGGCGATGCCGGATGGGGGCCGCATCACCTTCGAGACGCGGGTCGCCCATCTCGACCAGTCGTTCGTGCGCTCGCAGCCGGGACTGGCTCCCGGCGACTACGTCGAGGCCGTGGTCGGCGACACCGGCACCGGGATGCAGCCGGACATCGCCGACCGCGTCTTCGAGCCGTTCTTCACGACCAAGACCAACGGCAAGGGGACCGGGCTCGGTCTCTCGGTGGTCTACGGCATCGTGAGGAACCACCAGGGCCACATCAGCCTCGCGAGCACGCCGGGGCTCGGGACCACCGTGCGCGTCTATTTCCCGGTGCTCGACCGCGGCGCGCGGCGCCCCGCCATGCCCCCCCAGGAGCCCGCCTCGTCCGGCGGTCCATGGCCCGCTCCCGGGCCCCCGCCCGCCCCGCGACAGCCCGCGAGGACGCCTTTGGGCGCCGGGCCGTTCGAGCGCGTGAGTGTCTACGAGCCGGACCGGCGCCGGGGGAAGCCGCCCGAACCCGCCGGGCCGCCGTCCGCCGCCACCCCCGCGCCATCGGTCGTCACGACCGCGCCGTCTCCCGGCCCCGCGGAGCCGCGCGTCCGGGCCCCCGCGGCCGGCAAGGGCCCGGCCCGGGCGCGCATCCTGGTGGTGGACGACGAGGAGGCGATCCGCGAGATGACCAGGGACATCCTCGAGTCGGGCGGCTGCGAGGTGGTGCTGGCCACCGACGGCGTGGACGCGCTCGACGTCTACCGGCGCGAGTGGGGCCGGCTGGACCTCGTCCTTCTGGACATGGTGATGCCGCGGATGGGCGGCCTCGAGACGTTCCGCCGGCTGATCGGCATGGATCGCGGCGCGCGCATCCTCCTGTGCAGCGGCTACGCCGACAACGACAAGGCGCAGCGGGCCCTGAAGGAAGGGGCGCTGGGGCTCCTGCCCAAGCCGTTCACCATGACGGAGCTGCTCTCCCGCATCGACAGAATCCTCGCCAAGCGGTAG